The genomic stretch AGATCGAGGCGGAAAAGCTGACGCTGCACCCGGAGCCCTTCGATCTGGAACGCTGTATTCACGAGGTTATCATGCTGTTGCAGCCAGCCGCGCGTGAAAAGGATCTTAAACTTCTGCTGGATTACGACCTGTTCCTGCCCACCCGCTTTGTCGGAGATCCCGGACGGATCAGGCAGGTTTTGACCAATCTGATCGGCAATGCCGTCAAGTTCACATCTGCGGGTCACGTTTTGGTGCGCGTCACCGGCGTGCCCGCCGATCAGGGCGGTATGGGTCAGGTGAACATCGCCATCGAAGACACGGGCATTGGCATTCCCGCAGATAAGATCGACCACATATTCGGTGAATTCAATCAGGTCGAAAACGAGCGGAACCGCCAGTTTGACGGCACCGGGTTGGGGCTGGCCATTTCGCAACGGCTGGTGAAATTAATGGAAGGCAAGGTCTGGGTGACCAGCGAAGAGGGTCAGGGCTCGTGTTTCGGCTTTTCTCTGAACCTTGAGACCGCAGAGCAAGAGGTGCCACGCCACCCTGCCATTCCCAAAGGGGTGCACCGCGTGATGGTGGTGGACGACATTGCCGCCGACCGTTTGATTCTAGAGCGTCAGATGCAGATGCTGGGGCTGAACGTGGTATCGTGCAAGGATGGCGCAGGGGCATTGCAAATGTTGAACGACAGCATTGATCTGGTGTTGACCGATCACAACATGCCCGACATGGACGGGCTGGAATTGGCACAGGCAATCCACAACGCGGGCCACCAGATGCCCGTGATTCTGCTCAGCACCAATCCCGGCTACGCCGACCGTGACCCCGCACGCAAATACCTGCACGCCCTGATGCAAAAACCGGTGCCGCGCCGCGAATTGTTCACCATGCTGGAAACCTTGGGCCCGATCGCACCGCCCAAGGCCGAGATGCCCGAGCCGAAGGCAACCAGCTTGCGCAAAATGCGCGTGATGGCGGCCGAAGACAACAAGACGAACCAACTTGTGCTGCGCAAGATGCTGGCACATCTGAACATCGACCTGCAATTCGCCAACAACGGTGAGGAGGCCGTGGCGCTGTTCCAAAGTTTCGCGCCCGATCTGGTCTTTATGGATATTTCAATGCCCAAGATGGACGGCAAGGACGCCACCCGCGCCATCCGCGCGCTGGAAGCCGAAAGCGGAACCGCGGTGCCCGTGGTGGCCCTGACCGCACATGCGATGGATGAGGAAGAAGCCACAATCATGGCCGCGGGCCTGAACCATTATCTGACCAAACCCCTGCGCAAGAACGCGCTGGAAAATCAGGTTCTGGCCGCCTGTCCCGAGGGGGTGCAGCCCCCCCTTTCCCAACAGGCGCAGGCCAGCTGAAACCGCTTAGGTTTCAGGGTAAGGGCGCACAAAAACGGGAGCGTCCGGCTTGGACAGATCGGGCTGATAAGCATAGCCGCCACTGTCGAAACCTGTCAGCGTCGCGGGGTCTGTCAGCCGGTTTTGCACCACAAAGCGCGCCATCGCGCCGCGTGCTTTCTTGGCAAAAAAGCTGACGATTTTCGGACCCTGCCCTTTGTCCTCCATGAACTGCGGTGTAATCACCCGCAGCTTTAACGACTTGAGTGCGACGGCACCGAAATATTCCTGACTGGCGCAGTTCACCAGAACATCGCTGTTTACCGCTTCGGCCTGAGCATTCAACGCCTTGGACAGGTCATCGCGCCAATAGTCATACAGATTTTTGCCCCGCCGCGTCTTCAGGCGGCTGCCCATCTCAAGCCGATAGGGCTGGATCGCGTCGCGCGGGCGCAACACTCCATACAGCCCAGACAGAATGCGCAGATGCTCTTGCGCCCAATCCATCTCGTCTGCATCCAGCGAAGCCGCGTCCAACCCCTGATAGGTGTCGCCGGCAAATGCCAGCGCGGCAGGGCGCAGGGCCTCGGCTTCGGGATCAGCGGCAAAAGCTTGGAACCGGTCACGGTTCAGACGGGCCAGATCGTCCGACAGATGCATCAGCGCCTTGAGATCGCCCAGGGTCAGATTGCGCGCGGTCCTGGCCAGCCGCACCGCGTCTTCCTGCATTGCGGGCGCAGTCATGTCCATGTCGCTCTCGGTCCAGTCCAACCGCTTGGCAGGCGAAATCACAACCAGCATCTGTTTGTCTCCTATGGTTTGCACCTGACCTAATCCGATGGGACGCGAAGGTCCAGATCACGGGAAGACCACCGAGGTACTGCCAGAAATTGTCACCACCCTGCGTTATCCCGATGACACTGAAACAAGACCAAAGGAACTCCCATGCTCACGCTCTATCACGGCCCCAACACCCGCTCGTCCTCGATCATCCAGCTGTTGATCGAAATGGATGTCCTTGACCAGGTCGACATTCGCGTTGTCGGTTTGGTGCGTCAGGGGCAATTCGGCACCCCTGATCCGGCCAATCCCCATCCCGAAGGCAAGGTGCCCTTTCTGGATCATGACGGCACCCTGATCCGCGAAAGAAACGCGATTATCCTGTATTTGACCGACCTTTTCGCCAACCCGATGGGCGTGCAAATCGGTGACGCGCGGCGGGGCAGTTACCTCAGCTGGCTGGCCTATTACGGCAATGTGTTTGAACCGGTGATGGTCGCCCATATCGCGCAGATCGAGCATCCCGCCTTTCACAGCACGTTCCGCGGCCCTCAAGAGCTTTATGCCAGTCTCGCCCGGACGCTGGCACACCAGCCTTATCTGTTGGGTGACACCTATAGTGCCGCTGATCTGCTGATGGTGTCGCCGTTCCTGTTCATGCCGGAATTCGCACCCGATAATGCACAGGTCACAGCCTGGATCGAACGGTGCGGCGCGCGTCCGTCGATCAAGATGATGAAAGAGTATGACGCCGATTTGTTGGAAACGGCTGCTTAACCTTCGGACAACACAGCCAGGAACGCCGCGCCAAATCTTTCGGCGCGGCGTTCACCCAACAGACGTTCCAGCGCTTGGGGGTCGGCACTGCGCATTTGCGCCACCTTCGCCAGTTGCGCGGCGGAACAGCTTAGCGGCTTGTCGGTCCCCGCAGACCCGCGCGCCAGTTGCGCCTGCGCGTCCATCAGCTGATCATAAACCGTTCCCGCAGGCCGCCCCGCCAGTTTGCGCCGCGTCGGGTGCACGTCCTCTGCGGCGCCGTTGATGACCTGCAAGAACGTATCGCCATAGCGTTCAAGTTTCTTGGCCCCGACACCGCTGATCCCCGCCATCGCGTCCAGCGTGGCAGGGCGGGTTTCGGCCATTTCGATCAGCGTGCGGTCCGTGAAAATCACATAGGCAGGCACCCGTGCTGCCTCGGCCAGCGCCCGGCGCTGCGCCTTGAGCGCGCTCAGCAGCGGCGCGTCTTCTTCCGACACCATTTCCTTGACCGCCGGCCGACGGTTGGTGCCCGCGCTGCGGATGCTGTCACGGCGCAGGTTGATCGTGGTTTCGTCCCGCAGGATCGGCAGGGCCGCGTCGGTCATCCGCAGCGCGCCATGGCGGGTGGGATCGGGGCGGATCAGGTCGTGGCCCATCATCTGCCGGAAGACCGCCTGCCACTGGCGTTTGTCGTATTCCTTGCCAACGCCATAGGTCGGCAGGCTGTCATGCCCGCGCTGCGCGATCTTGTCGGTGCGGTTGCCCAGCAGGATATCGATCAGATGGCCCGCGCCGAACCATTCGTCCGTGCGCAGCATCGCGGACAGCGCCTTGCGCACCGCCGTTGTGCCGTCGAACACCTCGGCGGGCTTGTCGCAGAGATCACAACTGCCACAGGTCACGTCGGTTTCACCAAAGTAGCCCAGCAGCGTCTTGCGCCGACACTCCAGCGCCTCGGCCAGACCCAGCAGCGCGTTCAGCCGCCCGTGATCGGCAGCGCGGCGTTCGGGCGGGGCCAACCCCTCGTCAATTTGCGACCGGCGCAGTTTGATGTCATCGGGACCGAACAGGGTCAGCGTTTCGGCAGGGGCACCATCACGGCCCGCGCGGCCGATCTCCTGATAATAGGCCTCGATGCTTTTGGGCAGGTCGGCGTGGGCGACCCAGCGGATGTCGGGCTTGTCGATGCCCATGCCAAAGGCGACGGTGGCGACAACGATCAACCCGTCCTCTTGCTGGAACCGGCGTTCGGCGATGCGGCGGTCTTCGGCGTCCATACCGCCATGATAATGGATCGCACCATGGCCCGCGTCGCGCAGCGCCTGCGCCAGCGTTTCGGTCTTGGCCCGCGTGCCGCAGTAAACGATGCCCGACTGTCCCTTGCGCGCGGCGGCAAAGTTCAGGATTTGCGCCCGCGGCCCGTCCTTGGCGGAAAAGGCCAGATGGATGTTGGGCCGGTCGAACCCGCGCAAAAAGGCACGCGGCGGTTCCCCGTCGAACAGCTTTTGCACGATCTCGGCCTGGGTTTCGATGTCGGCGGTCGCTGTAAACGCCGCCAGCGGCACGTTCAGGGTGCGGCGCAATTCGCCGATGCGCAGATAGTCGGGGCGGAAATCATGACCCCACTGGCTGACGCAATGGGCCTCGTCCACGGCGATCATCGACACGCCGATGCGGCGCAACATGCCCATGGCCGACCCTGCGGCCAGCCGTTCGGGCGCCATATACAGCAGCTTCAACTCACCGCGCTCCAGCGCCTCCCACACGGCATCGGTTTCCTCGGGCGTATTGCCCGAGGTCAGCGCCCCCGCCGACACCCCCGCCTCTTGCAGCGCGCGCACCTGGTCGCGCATCAGGGCGATCAGGGGAGAAATCACCACCGTGACCCCCTCGCGCATCAGCGCAGGCAATTGGAAACACAACGATTTGCCGCCACCCGTGGGCATGATGGCCAACACGTTTTCGCCGTTCGCCACGGCATGCACGATCTCTTCCTGCCCGGGACGGAAAGCGTCAAAGCCGAAAACTTCGGACAAAAGCGTGGCAGCGCCTGTCATATTGAAACCTTGATGTGAATTGTCTGCTCTTTTGATGCAGAGTCACACACTAAGATTCCGTGAACAAGGTCTGCTGCTTCTCTGGTTCAAAAAAATCCCGGGGGCGGCGCGCAGCGCCGGGGGCAGAGCCCCCGAACCCGCCTAATAGTAAAACGCACCGGCGTTGTTCATCAGCACGATCCGCAACACGGCGACACCAACCAGCAGCACCAGCGGCGCCAGATCCAGCCCCCCCATAGGCGGCAGGATTTGGCGGATGCGGCTATAGACCGGCTCCAGCAAACGGTTCAGCCCGTACCAGATTTGCGCCACGACCGGCTGGCGCAGGTTCAACACCTGGAAATTGATCAGCCAGCTCATCACCACATGGGCAATGATGAAGAACCACACGATATTCAGCAGCAGCATCAGGATTTGGAACAACGATTGCATCGGACTCACCTCTTTGGTTGCCCTTCAACTAGTCATGCGCCGGCAAAAGGGCAAGTCTGCCGCGAGGTGATGGTTGACAGCGTGGCCACGCTGCACTGAACAGGGCAAAAAGGAGCCACGCCCATGTTCCCCTTCGTCCGTCTGTTCAAAGATATCCTGATGGCCCGTCGGCTGCCGCCATTGGCCAACTTCAACGACGTTCATATCAGCCGGCATATCTGCTGGCCGTGGGACATCGACATGTTCGGCGAACTGAACAACGGGCGCACCCTGACGCTCTATGATCTGGGCCGGTTGGCGATGGCGCAGCGCGGCGGGTTGGTCGCGGTTCTGTTCAGGAACAAATGGGCGCTGACAATGGCCGGCGCTTCGGTGCGCTATCGCCGCCGCATCACCATGTTCGAACGGTTCACGATGAAATCACGGCTGGTGTGCTGGGATGACCGGTTCATGTATCTGGAGCAGTCGATGTGGAAGACCAACGGCGAATGCGCCAGCCATGTGCTGTACCGCTCTGCCTTGTTGGAGAATGGCCGCGCCATCAATCCCGCCCGCGCCGCCGAAGCGCTGGGGCACAGCCCCGTCAGCCCACCGGTTCCCGACTGGATCGCAGCGTGGATCGACGCCGAAGCAACACGTCCATGGCCCCCCATGCAGGACGAGATTGCGCACCCTGCGTAAACCTTTCCTTGCCTATGCCCTCCGGCCCTGTTTCTAATCGCGGCAACAACTGGGCTGGGGACGGAAATGGCTGACGTATCACTGAAAAAGCGGATCTGGGGCTGGTATTTCTTTGACTGGGCCAGCCAGCCGTACAACACGATGCTGCTGACGTTTATCTTTGGCCCCTACTTTGCCCAGACTGCTGCCGCGCAGTTGATGGCGGGTGGCATGGCCGAGACCGCAGCCAAGGCACAGGCGCAGGCGTTGTGGGGCTATGGGTTGACCGTGGCGGGCATATCCATTGCCGTTCTCGCGCCGATTCTGGGCAGCATTGCCGACAGTTCAGGCCGCCGGATGCCCTGGATATGGCTGTTTTCGGCAATGTATTTTGTTGGTGCCTACGCACTGTGGTGGACCGCACCACAGGACTTTTCCGTGCTCTGGGCGCTGTTCTTTTTTGGCTTGGGTCTGGTCGGGATGGAGTTCGCCACGATCTTTACCAACAGCCTAATGCCTTCGCTTGGCCCCAAGGAAGAATTGGGCGTTTACTCTGGGTCAGGTTTTGCTTTTGGCTATGTAGGCGGAATCTTATCACTGCTGCTAATGCTGCTGCTGTTCGTGAGCGGAGACTCCGGGCGCACGCTGATTGGTCTTGAGCCGCCATTCGGCCTGGACCCCGCGACCAAGGCGAACACGCGCGCTGTCGGCCCCTTCAGCGCCATCTGGTTTGCTGTATTCATGATCCCGTTCTTTTTGTGGGTCAAAGAAACACCCACAAATACACCGAGGCTGCGCTACAAATTCGGTAAGGGCATGAAAGATCTGAAGCAAACGCTGGTAACCCTGCCCCAAAACCCCAGCCTGCTGGCCTATCTTGGATCGTCGATGTTCTACCGTGATGCGTTGAACGGGATGTACACCTTTGGCGGCATCTATGCACTGGGCGTGCTGAACTGGAGCATCATGGAGGTGGGCATTTTCGGTATCGTGTCAGCCACAAGCGGCGCGCTGTTCTGTTGGTTGGGCGGCTATGCCGACCGTGCTTTTGGACCAAAGCCGCTGATTGTCCTGTGCTGCTTCATCCTGATGGGCACCGCTATTCTGATCGTGTCGCTGTCGCCCACATCGGCTTTTGGCATCCAGCTTGCCGAAGGGTCCAACCTGCCCAACATCCTGTTCTATGTGGCGGGGATGCTGATCGGGGCCGCGGGTGGAGTGTTGCAAAGCGCCAGCCGCAACATGCTGACCCGTCAGGGCAATTCCGAACGGATGACCGAAGCCTTTGGTCTTTATGCGCTGTCGGGCAAGGCCACGACGTTTCTGGCCCCTGCGCTGATCGCCGTTGCCTCGCAAGTCAGCGGAAGCCAGCGCTTTGGCGTCACGCCGCTGATCGGGCTCTTTGCAATCGGACTGATCATGCTAGTCTGGGTGAAACCGGATGGAGAGGTCGAGTAATGTTATTGCGTCGTTTGTGTTTTGCCGCCCTGATGGTCGTGACCGCTGCATGCAGTGGCCAATCAGACACCAACATCGACGGCACGCCGCTGCCTGACGTTGATCCTGCCGTTTTGCGCGGATCGGCCAAGGCAGCTTTTGGGGCCGAACGGGTCGGCTCGCAGCAACCGGCGGCTGCCTATGGCAGCTATGCCAAGGGCTGTGCCGCAGGATCGGTGCAACTGGCCGAAACCGGACCCACATGGCAGGCGATGCGCCTGTCGCGCAACCGCAACTGGGGCAACCCCGAACTGGTTGATTTCATCCAAAAGCTCAGCCGCAAGGCCGCACAGCAACCGGGGTGGAACGGCATTTACGTCGGCGACATGAGCCAGCCGCGTGGCGGGCCCATGTTGACAGGGCATCGCAGCCACCAGATCGGGCTGGACGCCGACATCTGGATGCTGCCCGCCGCCAACCTGAACCTTAGCGTGGCCGAGCGCGAGAACATCTCGTCGATCTCGACCCGCCGCGCCAGCGGCGCCTATACCAACGGATCATGGACCCGCGCCCACCACGAGATCATCAAGGCCGCCGCCCAAGACAGCCGCACCGCGCGGATCTTTGTCTTTCCGGGGGCCAAAGTGCAGATGTGCAAGGATGAGAAAGGCGACCGGTCGTGGCTGCGCAAGGTGCGCCCGTGGTATGGTCACCACTATCATTTCCATGTGCGGCTTGCCTGTCCCAAGGGGGCGCGCGGTTGTGTCGACCAAACGCCACCACCGGCCGGTGATGGGTGCGCCGATGCACAGGAATGGGTCAACAACATCCTGAATCCGCCGCCACCAAACCCCAATGCCCCCAAACCGAAACCGCGCCGCGAACTGACTGTCGCCGATCTGCCCCAGCAATGCTCTGGCGTTCTGCGCTCGCGCTGATATGCGCGGCGGCCTGCGTTCAAGCTGAACCGACACTGACATTGGATGGCGTGATTGCGCTGCCGCGTCTGTCGGAAGGCTTTGGCGGGCTGTCCGCCATCGAAGTGTTCGACGGCGGTGCCACAGCACTGGTGCTGTCGGATCGTGGCAACCTTTTCCGTGTGGCCTTTGACCGCTCTGGCGAACCGGCCAAAGTGTCCAGCGCAATCGATGACGGGCGCACAGATGATCTGGGCGACACCGAAGGGCTGGCTGTTGACGCGGCGGGCCGGCTTTATGTGTCGATGGAAGGCCCCGCAGGAATTGCCGTCGAGCGCGCCGCCGGCGGGTTCGATCGCCCGCGCGGGCATCCCGACTTCAACACCATGGACAAAAATCGTGCGCTTGAAGCGCTGGCCGTGGCGCCGGATGGCACCGTTGTAACGGTCCCCGAACACTCTGCCAACGACAGCACGCCCTTTCCCGTTTACCAGTTCGATGGCCACAGCTGGACCAAAGGCCCCTTTCTGCCACGCGACGGTGATTTCCTGCCCACGGGCGCGGATTTCGGGCCTGACGGGCTGTTCTATCTTCTGGAACGCCGCCTGTCCTTTCGCGGGTTTGCCAGCCGTATCCGGCGGTTCGACCTGTCGGCTCCCGATCTGGCCGAAACCACGTTGCTGACCACCGAACCCGGCACCTACGGCAACCTCGAAGGTATCAGCCTTTGGCAGGATACGCAGGGCGTCACCCACCTGACTTTGGTGGCCGATGACAACTTTTACACGTTTTTCAGCAACCAAATGGTCGAATTCACGCTGACAGAATAACTTGCACGATTGTGCGCTTGGGCCTATGGAACGCCCCTCTGCTATCGTGGCGGGCCAAGTCACCGCACCCTCGTAAGAACGGAACACAGCATGAATCGCGCCTATATACCCGGCATCATTGCCATGGCCGCCATTGTCGTGGCCTCGAACATTCTGGTCCAGTTCCTGTTCGGCCAATGGCTGACATGGGGCGCATTCACCTATCCGCTGGCCTTTCTGGTCACCGATATCATGAACCGCATCTACGGCGCCCCCGCCGCCCGCAAGGTTGTGCTGGCCGGATTTGTCGCTGGGGTCATTTGCAGCCTGATCGGCACACAGATCATGGGCGAATTTGGTCCGCTGGTGACGTTTCGCATCGCCGTGGCCTCGGGCGTTGCCTTCCTGACCGCGCAGTTGCTGGACGTCGCTATTTTTTCGGCGCTGCGCAATGGAGCGTGGTGGCGCGCGCCGCTGGCATCGACGCTGGTCAGCAGCAGTGTTGACACGATTTTGTTCTTCTCGATCGCCTTTTCAGGCGCGCTGTCATTCATCCATCCTGCAACCGATGTTTCCTGGGCATCAGAAGCCCTGCCTTTGTTGGGTTTTGGCCCCGTGGTGCCGCTGTGGATCTCGCTGGCAGTTGCAGATTGGTCGGTAAAATTATTGCTTGCTTTGACAGCACTTATCCCTTTTCGGGCGATTACCCGTCACTTTATTTGAAAAAAGTGTTTTGACAATTCGCGCTGACGTGCCAACCTGCAAGTGTCTGAAACAATTGAAAGGAGGTGCTCTAGTGTCCAGAAAGGTATTGGAGAGAGGTGTCGGAACAGCTTGGAGGAATGCCTGCTAGGGCAGCCCTTGGCGATGTGATCCACCAAGTGGACCATTTGGTCTAACCGACCCCGCCTCCTGAAACTTTCGAGAGGGCCGCTGGCAAACGTCAGGCGGCCCTTTTTCGTACCGGTTCAGGCCGCAACCGCTTTGGCGTTCAGATAGCGCCATGCGCTGATTTCCGCATCAAAGGGTTCGGCATCAACGGGTAGGATGCTGTGCATTGCCTCGACCAGTTCAGACGTGTGTTCCGGCGTGCCCACGACAACATATTTATTTATGTTCGACACAGCCCGCAGGCGGGATTTCAGTGTCTCCCAACCCAGCGCACCCGTGGCTACGGTGCCATCGTAGCGGTCAAAGATCAGCATCAAATCCACCTTGCCGGGCTGATCGAAAACATCGTTCAGATAAGCAGCAAGCGCCGTCATATCCCCGGCGCTGACTTCGCCGGTGATACGGAAGACATACAGATCGGCGCGGTTGGTGGCGATCTGGATCAGGGATGGCAGTTTCAGCATGGTGGTCTCCTGTGCGGGATTCACGAACAAACGCCCCTTCCCGCCGGATCGTTCCGATGCGATAACGGGTGCATGCTGCGTATCAATGACACCATTGCCATCGAAGACTGGGAACTGAGCGAGACTTTCGTGCGCTCTTCGGGCCCCGGCGGGCAAAATGTGAACAAGGTGTCTTCGGCGGTCGAGTTGCGGTTCGAAGCCGCGCGCAGCCCGAATTTGCCCGATCCGGTCAAGACCCGGCTGAAACGGCTGGCCGGACGGCGCTGGACCAACGAGGGCGCGCTGGTCATCCAGTGCGAAGAGACCCGCAGCCAGGCCCGTAACCGTGACATTGCCCGCGACCGGCTGGTTGATCTGATCAAGGCCGCGCTGGTCAAACCCAAACGCCGCATCGCCACGCGCCCGACACTGGGATCGAAAAAGCGGCGGCTGAAGGAAAAAAAGGTGCGCGGCGAGGTCAAGTCGTTGCGCGGGCGGGTCGATCCGGACTGACCCGTGCTGGTCATTGGTGGAATTCTGGGCTTAGGTATCCGCGCCCCTGACAGGAGTCAGCCCCGTTGATACGCGCCACCGACAAAACCGGCCTTGCCATTGTGCTCAGCCTTGTTGCGCTTGCGCTGTTCGACGGCATGGGGCTGATTATCAAGCTGCTCTCTGCCGACTATTCCGCCGCCGAGTTGAGCGCATGGCGCAATATTTTTGGCCTGATCCCCGCAGTGATCGCCTTGGCCACTTCGCGGAAGTGGCGTGAAACCGGACGCAGTTTCAAGCTACGGCAGTGGAAGCTGGCCCTGTCGCGCGGGGCGATTGTGACCGTTGCCCAGCTGTTTTTCTACCTGTCGCTGGGACGGATGGAATTCGCCACAGCATCCACCATCACCTATGCCAACGCGCTGTTCATGACCGCGCTGGCGGTGCCGTTGCTGGGCGAAGTTGTCGGCTGGGTGCGATGGAGTGCGGTGATGATCGGCTTTGCCGGTGTGGTGCTGGTGATGCAGCCGGGCAGTGATACATTTTCAACCGATGCGCTATATCCGCTTGGGGCTGCGTTCATGTATGCGCTGGTCGCCGTGACCGCGCGGATGTTCGACGAGGATGTGCCCAGCCCCTTGGTCAGTTTCTATTCCAATTCGGCGGCGATGGTGGGGGCGACGCTGTTGGCGCTGGCCTTGGGCGGGTTCAGCCCTGTGGCGCTGCCGGATATCCCCTGGCTGATGGCGATGGGGGCATTCGGCGGCACGGCAGTGCTGATTATCGTGGTCAGCCAGCGCATGACGGAACAGGCGAACCTTGCCCCGTTTTCCTACTTTGGCATCCCGTTTGCGTTCCTGCTGGGCTGGCTGTTCTTTGGCGAGACCCCGTGGGACGCCCTGTTCCCCGGCGCGATCCTGATCGCGGCGGGCGGGTTGTTGATTGTGTGGCGGGAGCGAGGGAAGAAGGCGGCTTAAACCACCACTTCGATCTTATCCTGATCCCCGACA from Pseudosulfitobacter sp. DSM 107133 encodes the following:
- a CDS encoding STAS/SEC14 domain-containing protein; the encoded protein is MLKLPSLIQIATNRADLYVFRITGEVSAGDMTALAAYLNDVFDQPGKVDLMLIFDRYDGTVATGALGWETLKSRLRAVSNINKYVVVGTPEHTSELVEAMHSILPVDAEPFDAEISAWRYLNAKAVAA
- the arfB gene encoding alternative ribosome rescue aminoacyl-tRNA hydrolase ArfB; the protein is MLRINDTIAIEDWELSETFVRSSGPGGQNVNKVSSAVELRFEAARSPNLPDPVKTRLKRLAGRRWTNEGALVIQCEETRSQARNRDIARDRLVDLIKAALVKPKRRIATRPTLGSKKRRLKEKKVRGEVKSLRGRVDPD
- a CDS encoding DMT family transporter, which gives rise to MIRATDKTGLAIVLSLVALALFDGMGLIIKLLSADYSAAELSAWRNIFGLIPAVIALATSRKWRETGRSFKLRQWKLALSRGAIVTVAQLFFYLSLGRMEFATASTITYANALFMTALAVPLLGEVVGWVRWSAVMIGFAGVVLVMQPGSDTFSTDALYPLGAAFMYALVAVTARMFDEDVPSPLVSFYSNSAAMVGATLLALALGGFSPVALPDIPWLMAMGAFGGTAVLIIVVSQRMTEQANLAPFSYFGIPFAFLLGWLFFGETPWDALFPGAILIAAGGLLIVWRERGKKAA